The stretch of DNA GGCGTTCTTGGCGTCGGGAAATTGCAGCTGCGCTGGGTGGGCCACCGCCTCCATGGAGCGGCCACTTTGGTCGTCGCTGATGGGATGCTCTCGGCCGCAGAAGCTGTTGCCCATGAAGCCGAACACCGCCTCACCGAAGCACTGCCGAACCTCGACGACATCACCATCGGCACTACCAGCGGCACTGCCGCCGGAGCTGCCGGTGATCTCCTTGTCCGTGTCGGCATCTGCAACCGCTGATAGTTGGCTTTTGGCGGCGCAGAATGGCAGGGTGCCCGTTGCCCAGTAAAAGCAGCTGAAGTGCTGCCGTGAACAGCCCGATGCGGGGACTGCGTGCTCCTGGAACTGCGCAACAATCCGCCAGCCCAGGGAAGGGCCAGTGGAAGGGCAAGCCGGAGGCGTGACGGAAACCGGTCCCGCCCATCCCTGTGGCCGCGGACTCTCTCAGGGGTGGTCTGCTGGCGAAGGAGGACGGCACACAGCGCGGCCATGCCAGCCAGCGCAATGGCGAGGGTACCCAGTCCCGCGGCCAGGCTGGCAACTGAGGCGATCCCGCCCACCAGAAGCGGGCCGCCCGCGTCCCCGATCTCACGTCCCATTTCTGCGGCCCNCATGGTCCGTCCCATGCGTTCCGGTGGCGTGGTGGCGGCCAGGTGTCCGAAACCCAGCACGGTGGTGATGCCGATCCCGGCACCAAGAACGACAGCAGACACGTAGAGGGTGGCGACGCCTGGTATCACCGCGAGTATCCCGACAGCCACCGCGATCAGGGCCAGGCCGACGGCCATTCNCCGCCCCATGGAAACGTGCCCGTCATCCCTGAGTCGACCCACCCAGGGCTGGATAAGTGCGGAGGAGAGGGCAAGAAGCGCCACGACGGCCATGCTTCCAACCAGCGACAGGTGCAGGGAAGTGCCGAGCAGTGGCAGGAAGCCGACGGCGACTCCCAAGGCTCCGGTGGCCCCGGCCAGCGCCATGGTCGGGATGATAAACCCTCGCTGCCCGGTCTGCCGGGCGAGGTCGAGCACGGTGTAACGGGGGCGGGGCAGCACCGGTAGCTCCGGCATTGCACATTGTGTCCACAGTGCCGCAGCACAGGAGATCGCGGCCAGGGCCAGGAACAGGACCGGGAGCCCACCTGCCAGGATCAGTCCCGCCCCGATCAGCGGACCCAGCACGTAGCCGAGTCCCTTCCACGACCCGTATTTGCCGAAGTAGCGTCCGGCACCAGCGGGGCCAGCCAAGCGGGCGACTGCGGCAGAAGACGCCGGGGAGAACGCGGACGCCGCGGCACCCTGGCCCAGACGGACCAGGCCCAGCATCGCAGGGGTGGCGGCGAATATCCCGAGCAGGGAGAAGATCGCGAAGGCAAGCAGGCCACCTATGATGACCGGCTTGGCCCCGATCCGGTCGCTGAGGGAACCAANAACGGGTTTGAGAATAACCTCGGCCAGATCATAGGCGGCCAACAGTACCCCAAAAGTCAACAAGGCGATGTCCAGGTTCTGGGACTCCGCGCCGATGCCGGCGGCGATGCTGTGTGCCCCGAAAGCCGTGGTGAAACCCGCCGCGTACAACGGGGCCACGCCCGTACCAAGGGCCGGTGGTTTTGATGGGCGCGATGCCGGCTTGAGGGGCGGCACGGGCATGTTCGTCATCCCCGGGGATTGGGTCGGTGTCCGCCGCCGTGCCGTGGACAGCCTGATACACCAGCTCCGCGTACCCATCCAAAGCGGTGTTACACACGCGCAGGTGCCGGTCGGNCGTCCGGGCCTCGGGCAGGTCCAAAACATCGCGCTTCTTTAGGTCCCGGTACCAGCGCCGCAGCCGCTCCATGCTTTGCTCTTCTTCTTCCAGCTCGGCGAAGGTGAACTTTTCCTTGGCAATCTNCCTGGCGATCTCGGCCTCAAACTTGCCGCAATCGGCGGTAAATTCAGCCCATTCATCCACGCGGGCAGCCTTGAAGGCGTCGTGAAGCAAATCCCTTGCGGCGGCATCACGCGGGGCCGCATCGATCACGGCGAACGTCCCCTCCGTTACGGCNNTCAATTCTGCTGCACGCTCCAGTTCCGCCTGGAACACCGGCCCGGCCGGGAGCGTCCAAACACCGGAAGACACCGGGACGGCTCCGGTCTTGCGCAACTGGCGCCACACGGCAACCCGGTGCCGCGAGGGCTCGGACGGTATCTGGACAATAATCAGGACCCACTCAATTTTTGTGCCACAATAGGAATTGTAACAGTCGTTACTTTAGGAAGAGGAGTGATGCGAGAAATCAGAAAGGCAACGGAAGGGACAACCGAGGACCGGTCCCTGCTCGATAGGACCTTCCAGGTCAGCCTCATCCTCAAAGGCCTGGACGGGGTCCTTGAGCTCATCGGCGGCGTCCTGCTGCTGCTGGTCTCACCGGCCCAGCTCGGCTCCGTGGCCCGGTTCCTGACCCAGCATGAGCTCTCCGAAGANCCCCACGACCTCATTGCCAATATGCTGGTGCACTACGCCGGGACCCTGACCGTTTCCGCCTCCCTGTTCGGGGCCGTATACCTGCTCCTCCACGGGCTCGTGAAAATCGTGCTCGTCTGGGCCGTGCTGAAGGACAAACTCTGGGCCTACCCATGGATGGTCGCCTTCCTGCTGGTCTTTATCGCCTACCAGGGCTACCAGCTGGTCGTCGGCTTCACCATTGGCATGGCGCTCCTGACCGCCTTTGACATCTTCATCGTCTTCCTCACCATCCACGAATACCGCGCACACAAAACCGAAACACCCCAACCCAACCCGACCAGCCGTGAACCCGGAGAGCTTGTCGTTTTCCGACGACGACGGCACTGGATGTCCAAAGTCGTCTGCACTGCGATTGCGAGCCCGTAAGCCGAGAGCCAGTGCGAGTTTGTTGCACGATCTGCAGATTCGGCGTCCTTGAAGCATGTCCCATATAGACCTGGTGGAGTGTCCCGCAAGCCGGTCCACTTACGGCACATTACTCCGACAGCCGCAGGTCGGGGAGTCCTCGAATCTAAGGGGTAAACGATCTGCCATATTGCGCCATCGTCGGATATTTTACTTTTCACAAACTACCCCTGGTAGGGCCAGAATCGAGGATGCGGATAGGCTGTGCCACCCAATAGCAATCCGTACAGAAGCAGTGGTTTGCACCAGCGACTTGTTACTGGGGTAGCCCAGCGTCAGTGCGAGAATCACAAGCGCTGCCGCCGGTAGGACCAGTAGTGGCATCAGCAAGGCAAGTACTGCCAATACTGGAAATACTGCCGACAACCATGCTGCTGCACGCCAGATAGAGGCGCGTGCTGTTGTGATGCGTGGCGGATCAGACATTAAGAAGCCCCAGAATTCTCCAGGATAACTATTGAACTGCGCTGTTCAAAAATAGTCGTGCTGTTTATCAGTCAATCACAAGGTCCATAGAATCTCTCGGAGCAGCATGCTCTAGCACCCCAATCGAGAAACCCGTTTGCCGAAACTGCAACAGGACGAGGCACAAAGAGAGTGCTCCGGGCAACCAATCGTCCGGTCACTGTGCTTCCCACATGGAACCCTAGACCAATGCAGACCAATGCTGATGCTGGCGCTGGGGTAAGTCGCTGCCGGGTAGTGCGTGATATGAGGTGCATGATGTTGCACCACGCGGCTTGCCCGCCTGGCCGAGAGTTGGGGTTAACCTCAGCTCCTCGAACTGGACGCCACCAGTGAGCAGCACATGGGCGAAATGGCCGGGCTGCTCTGCATCGGCACCTCCACTGTCTACCGGGCCATTGAGCGCGGACGCCAAAGGGCAGCCGAATCAATTCATACCTGAGAAGATTTGTGCCGAGGAGCATTGGGCGGCGATGATGAAATTTTTAGAGAAGTAGAGTAAAAATTCAAGGCTCGATACTGGGCTGCACAAAACTGGAAACACGCGGTGCGCCGTGCAGATGAGAAGTGATAATAACAGTGCATACAGCGGCGGTAAGCCCACGTGCTGTGATGGTATTGTTCTATTATCATTGCGAACATGTTATTTCGTGTTGATGGATCTTCGGAACTCTCCCTGGCTGACCAGATTGCGGTTCAAGTCCGTGCCGGTGTGGTGGATGGGAGCTTGGCTCCNGGGGAGCGTCTGCCACCTGCCAGAGAACTTGCCAAAGCCCTCCAAGTGAATATGCACACCGTACTGAGGGCTTACGCTGCACTGCGCGAGGAGGGTCTCATCCAGATGCGGCAGGGGCGAGGTGCTTTCGTTCATCAAGACGCAGGTCCTGGCCTCATTCGAATTGTGGAATTAGCAGAACAACTAATGGCTGAGGCGCGCAAACTGGGCATGTCCCAGCAAGAAATTGTGCGATTGATTGGGGAAACGAAGTACGCATGACACAAACAAACACAACAGCTCAGGTGGCCCAACGGATTTTGGCCGGGTTCGGGCCCCGCTGGCGAGTCCATGACGGCAGGGGCNCTTTTGGCGCTGTCACTGGCCTTGACGGGAGTACCGGCCGCTGCCGACCTTGTTGTTTCCCTCGGGTGGGGAATGGAGACGGTTGTGGTACGGGGTCTGCTAGGTGCTTGTGGTGCAATTGCAGGCATGGGGGCAGTAATTTGGTTACGGTCCGCAGGCCTGACCATCCAAGCAGGAAGTGCTGAAGCTGCAGTGCTTGGCGGGTGGGCGATTGCCTTGATCTTGTCGCTAGGGTTCGGTGCGGTACCTTATTTCATCACACCAAGCCAGCCCCATGAAACCCGCGAATATGCGGCAACCACGGTGCTGTCNTCCGGGGAAACTGGTGCATGGTCCAAGACCATCACCTCAAAGTTCTGCTGCTGGCTNCCGCTAGGGATACTACTCTTGGGTGCGTTCATTTATGTGCCCAAGGTAATGCGTGGTGACGGCGCNAGCGTCCGCCTTCGGGATTGGAGTGGCTGGGGCTACCGCGTTATGCCGGGGCGATCAGCTGTCATCATNGGGGCAGGTTCGGGTCTGATCATCAGCACAGTCCAAGGCAAGCTGTTTGCCATGACAGTGCCAGAACCTGAGATAGGCGCCGGTTTGCTTCTTGCCCTGCGGGACCGGAGCCGGTGTGGAGAGAACAGTGCCGGAGCAACGGAAGATACGCGCTAGCAGGGGTGCTGCTACCTCCGCAGCCCGATGGCTGCGGATCGGCTGGTTGATCGATGTGCCGGCCGCGCCAAGAGTCTCATCATAGAGTTGGACGATGAGCGATCAGCGAACAGATTTTAAGAGCGGCTGGGTGGATGTTCCGCATGCAAAGATCTATTGGGAAGCCAGTGGAAATGCTGACGGAGTCCCAGTGCTTTACCTTCATGGCGGCCCGGGCAGCTCACTGGGACGGGGTGGTTACCGTCAGCGACACGACCCCGCCCGGTTGTGGACCATCGGCCTTGACCAGCGTGGTTGCGGCAAAAGCACACCCACGGTCCAAGACGATCTAGAACACCTGGCAGGGAACACCACCGCGGCCCTGATTGCTGACATTGAGGCTGTCCGCAGGCATCTTGGTATTGAGCAATGGATTATCACAGGTGTTTCCTGGGGTGCACACTAGGCCTGGCATGATTTTGCGGCGGCCTCAGGACAAATGCCGGGCGAACGCATTGTGGACGCCTACGCACGGCGTGTGGCCGGGACCGATCGCGATGATGCCCGTGTTGCTGCAGAAGCCTGGGACCGTTGGGAAGCGTGGCATATATCGTTCAGCTCCGCTTGGAAGCCGGGGCCATTAATCGCTGATGAGCGGACGCGCATGACCTTCACTGTACTTGTCACGCACTATTGGTCCAACGGCGGATTTCTCACCGGCGAGCAGTCTATTATGGCCCGCATTCATGAACTAGACGGCATTCCCGGACACCTCATCCACGGCCGGCGCGATGTCAGCGGCCCGGCCATCATCCCGTGGCAGCTCCATCAGCGCTGGAACTCCAGCACGCTGAGAATTATCGAGGACGAAGCCCATGGCGGCCCTGCTTCGATGGCAGCCTTTGAGGCTGCAGTCGAAGCGATCAGGGCTGGTCTCTGAACAGGTGACCCATCTGATGCCGTGGACGCAGCTTTGCTGGTCTATGCCAACCACCTTGCTGAACGCCAGCTCGCTGGCATTGACTGGAGCTGCGAGATCTACGCAACGGGCGGTGCACCCGCTGGCGCATTTGAGATACAGCAGGCGGCCTTAGGATGTTATGTGGTCTTATGCATCGCAACCCTTACGGTGAGTATGCGGTCCTGCTTGCCGCATCGCTGGCCAATAATTTCCCCGTGGACGGTGAGGGCATTCTGGAACGGAGCCGCGAGTTCGGCATGACCACGGACTTTACCCGGCTCCTAGATGATCACGCCAAGGTCCGCCGTGTGATTGATGACTGGCTCACCGTGGTCAACGCACCAGATCACCCGTCNCGGGCGGCACTGCTCAACGCTCAGATGACCGCAGCAAGCACCTANCCCCGCCTGACTGACCATGACCAGGAGGGCTGGCATCTGTATTACAGGGATGAGCACCAGACTCTGCCCCANCGTTTGGCGCGCTGTGCCGCAGGGCAGGTGCCTGAGGATCCCTGCGTGGCCGTGGTGGTTGATGTCACGCGCAATGGCCGCCAGCAATACTGCTCGGTCCGCTGCAATAATCGCGCGGCACTTTGCAGGCACCGTACCCGTGCCGCAAGTGGTGGCTAGAACTCTTTGCCGGCACTCACCACCGCCGAAGCCGAGCCAACGATGAGCGGAACTTAAACGCAAAGCAACAAGTTAAGTGGCTGCAGGACTTTGTGTGCCCCAAGGAAGCTGTCCGTTGATGGAGAGTGAGGAATTCTTGAAGGTGGTGGGGCAGTGGTGGTTGGGTGTGGCTATTGCTCCGGATCTGCAGGCTCTAGCGTTGGGTGACCTTGCCGTGGCCGGGGCAGACCCAGACAAAGTCAAGGGCGTCCAGGACCGCAGCGGAGGCCAGGGCTTGGTCCGTGTTCGTAATCAGCGGGCGAAAGAACTGCTTCAAGGTTCCATCCGAACGCACCCGGACTGCGTCTCNCGCAAAGAGGACCTGGTTCCATAGAAAGGCAAAATGTCCCGGCGTGTGCCCAGGTGTGGCGACGGCTGTTATTTCCTCTGGGAAGCCTGGGGAATCACCCAACAGCAGGTAAGTCGCGGGCAGCTTGGGCAGCATGATCGAGGAAAGGAGCCGTCGGAAAAGTGTTCCCGGGGCCCGTTTTCCCGTCAGGATTTCCGCGTCGGCACACCCAATCCACAGAACTGCCCCGGTGGCTGCAGCCACCTTGAGGGCGGCACCTGCATGATCCATGTCTGCGTGGGTTAACAGCACATGGCTGACCTCACCCAGGATTCCGGCGGTCTCCAATTCTGTGATGACCGCCTTGGCTCCTGACTCCATTCCCGGATCGATGACGGCGTAGGAATTGCCAAGGGNGATGACGTAACCGTTGGCGCCCTTAGAATTTTGGAGCTGCAGGGAGCCGTTTTGTGCATGATCATGATTGAAGCATTGCATGGCCGGATCTCTTTTGAAGGATGGCCGCCAACTGCACCAAGACGCGCGGTCAGTTGGTGGCCATCGTGCCGGGTTACTGGAAGCGGCAACGCGAAAGCAAGAGAGTTTGGGTTGCCTAAGGTTCCAGGATCACCTTGCCTGTTGTGAGACGGCCTTGCAGTGCCGTATGGGCGGCACTGGCTTCAGCTAGCGGGAATCGGGCGCCGATCCTGGCCGATAAGTGGCCTGACGCTACTGCATTGAACACTTCAGTTGAACGCCATAGGCGCTCCGTAGTGTTCAGGAGGTAGTCGTTGAGCTTGGGCCGAACTACTGTCAGCGACCCTCCTGCATTGAGCAGCTGCAAATCAAGAGGCGGCACCTGCCCGGATGAGCCACCAAAGAGGACCATGGTGCCCCTGGTGCGCAGCGAGGCAAGCGAGCCGTCGAAGGTATCCTTGCCAACGCCGTCGAACACCACATCCACGCCCACGCCGTCAGTGAGTTCACGGACCTTCTCAGCAAAGTTCTCATAACC from Arthrobacter polaris encodes:
- a CDS encoding GntR family transcriptional regulator gives rise to the protein MLFRVDGSSELSLADQIAVQVRAGVVDGSLAPGERLPPARELAKALQVNMHTVLRAYAALREEGLIQMRQGRGAFVHQDAGPGLIRIVELAEQLMAEARKLGMSQQEIVRLIGETKYA
- a CDS encoding Chromate resistance protein ChrB, encoding MWRQLRKTGAVPVSSGVWTLPAGPVFQAELERAAELXAVTEGTFAVIDAAPRDAAARDLLHDAFKAARVDEWAEFTADCGKFEAEIARXIAKEKFTFAELEEEEQSMERLRRWYRDLKKRDVLDLPEARTXDRHLRVCNTALDGYAELVYQAVHGTAADTDPIPGDDEHARAAPQAGIAPIKTTGPWYGRGPVVRGGFHHGFRGTQHRRRHRRGVPEPGHRLVDFWGTVGRL
- a CDS encoding DUF2127 domain-containing protein, encoding MREIRKATEGTTEDRSLLDRTFQVSLILKGLDGVLELIGGVLLLLVSPAQLGSVARFLTQHELSEXPHDLIANMLVHYAGTLTVSASLFGAVYLLLHGLVKIVLVWAVLKDKLWAYPWMVAFLLVFIAYQGYQLVVGFTIGMALLTAFDIFIVFLTIHEYRAHKTETPQPNPTSREPGELVVFRRRRHWMSKVVCTAIASP
- a CDS encoding CGNR zinc finger domain-containing protein; this translates as MHRNPYGEYAVLLAASLANNFPVDGEGILERSREFGMTTDFTRLLDDHAKVRRVIDDWLTVVNAPDHPSRAALLNAQMTAASTXPRLTDHDQEGWHLYYRDEHQTLPXRLARCAAGQVPEDPCVAVVVDVTRNGRQQYCSVRCNNRAALCRHRTRAASGG
- a CDS encoding alpha/beta fold hydrolase: MSDQRTDFKSGWVDVPHAKIYWEASGNADGVPVLYLHGGPGSSLGRGGYRQRHDPARLWTIGLDQRGCGKSTPTVQDDLEHLAGNTTAALIADIEAVRRHLGIEQWIITGVSWGAH
- a CDS encoding MBL fold metallo-hydrolase; this encodes MQCFNHDHAQNGSLQLQNSKGANGYVIXLGNSYAVIDPGMESGAKAVITELETAGILGEVSHVLLTHADMDHAGAALKVAAATGAVLWIGCADAEILTGKRAPGTLFRRLLSSIMLPKLPATYLLLGDSPGFPEEITAVATPGHTPGHFAFLWNQVLFAXDAVRVRSDGTLKQFFRPLITNTDQALASAAVLDALDFVWVCPGHGKVTQR